Genomic segment of Candidatus Eremiobacteraceae bacterium:
AACGGCGCTCCCGCCGATGTCTTCGCCAGCGCCGATCAGCGCTCGATGGGCAAGGCGGTCGACGCCGGGCTTGTCGGCGCGCCGGTCGATTTCACCAGCAACAGTCTCGCCGTGGTCGCGCAATTCGACGTCAACGTGCGCTCGCTGCGCGACCTCACGCGCGACGGCTTGAAACTGGCGCTCTGCGCCGAGCAGGTGCCGTGCGGGCGCTACACGCGTATCGCCCTGCAGAAGTTGAGCGCGGACAAGACGTATTGGCCAAGGTACGGCGACCAAGTCATGCACAACGTCGCTACGCAGGAGCAAAACGTCGAAAGCGTTGTCCAGAAGGTCGTGCTGGGCGAGGCGGACGCTGGATTCGTATATGCGACGGACGCGATCCAAGAGGGCGGCGCCCACCTGATCGCCATTCCGGTGCCCGACCAGGATCAAGAGATCCCGACCTATCCCATAGTCAGCGTGAAGGCGAGCGCGAACAAAGACCTCGCGCAAAGCTTCATCGATTACGTGCTCTCGGCGAAGGGCCAAAGCGTGCTGCAGACGTTTGGCTTCCGCGGCCACGCATAGTCAGCGCGCCGCGCTGCGAGATGGAACGCTCGCGGGGGCGGGCGTGGTGTTCGCAGGACTGCTGCTCGCGCTCGTCGCGGTTGCGCTCGTCGGGCTGCTCGCGCATCGCCCCGCCTCGGCGACGCCATGGTGGTTTTTCGCCGAGCTGCAGCGCGCGGTCGTGCGCCAAGCGCTTGTCGTCTCGCTTGAGAGCACGCTTGTCAGCGCGATCGTCATACTCGTGTGCGGCACGCCGCTGGCGCTGCTGCTCTCGCGGCGCTTTCCGGGCCGCGAACTGCTTGAGACGTTCGTCTCGCTGCCTGTCGTGTTGCCCCCGGTGGTCGCTGGTCTGGCGCTGCTCC
This window contains:
- the modA gene encoding molybdate ABC transporter substrate-binding protein, which gives rise to NGAPADVFASADQRSMGKAVDAGLVGAPVDFTSNSLAVVAQFDVNVRSLRDLTRDGLKLALCAEQVPCGRYTRIALQKLSADKTYWPRYGDQVMHNVATQEQNVESVVQKVVLGEADAGFVYATDAIQEGGAHLIAIPVPDQDQEIPTYPIVSVKASANKDLAQSFIDYVLSAKGQSVLQTFGFRGHA